From the genome of Candidatus Aramenus sp. CH1, one region includes:
- a CDS encoding DUF1404 domain-containing protein, producing the protein MELKGAQRYLIFGIALVVASVNPLSEQLYGQLELAKFSFDMTTVWGSALIGIWLYNVLYSKGGGLANAILSLDYSTKGLLFTWVIAGAITTYWYLPEPFAYSVESVLGRALCTVSFLAAGVFAGLGWEAMGNAWKSATLFSMFSMMAGLAEIFLEMASYYSVNFYPVFPTEQLIETSYALFAMAAFPSTYYMVKILRDLDLF; encoded by the coding sequence GTGGAATTGAAGGGGGCCCAAAGGTACCTCATTTTTGGTATTGCCTTGGTCGTAGCCTCAGTGAACCCCCTGTCAGAGCAACTGTACGGTCAGCTGGAGCTGGCCAAGTTCTCCTTCGACATGACGACTGTGTGGGGGTCAGCCCTCATAGGGATATGGCTCTACAACGTTCTCTACTCAAAGGGAGGTGGACTTGCCAACGCGATCCTCTCCCTGGACTACTCCACCAAGGGGCTCCTATTCACTTGGGTAATCGCAGGGGCGATAACCACCTACTGGTACCTCCCGGAACCTTTTGCATACAGCGTTGAGAGCGTATTGGGCAGGGCCCTCTGCACGGTAAGCTTCCTAGCGGCCGGAGTGTTCGCTGGATTGGGATGGGAGGCCATGGGCAACGCGTGGAAGAGCGCAACCCTCTTCTCCATGTTCAGCATGATGGCAGGGCTGGCCGAAATCTTCCTTGAGATGGCCTCCTACTACTCGGTCAACTTCTACCCAGTGTTCCCAACTGAGCAACTAATAGAGACCTCCTACGCCCTCTTCGCCATGGCTGCCTTCCCTTCCACCTATTACATGGTGAAGATACTGAGGGACCTTGACCTGTTCTAA
- a CDS encoding SepZ protein has protein sequence MAGVNFSRRVLGAVVVVLGVVAWVIDIFLVQTLPYSLYADDALVAMVVLAGAVLVAGGTLAGLWN, from the coding sequence ATGGCTGGAGTCAATTTCTCGAGGAGAGTCTTAGGGGCGGTAGTAGTAGTTCTGGGAGTTGTAGCGTGGGTAATAGACATCTTCCTAGTCCAGACCCTCCCCTACAGCCTCTACGCCGACGACGCCCTAGTAGCAATGGTTGTGCTGGCAGGGGCAGTGCTGGTAGCTGGGGGTACGTTGGCGGGGTTGTGGAATTGA